A genome region from Mycobacterium florentinum includes the following:
- the sufD gene encoding Fe-S cluster assembly protein SufD — protein MVQNLTEAAEGIIKNKGEQFSSFDVDAFEVPGGRDELWRFTPLKRLRGLHDGSAVANGKATITVGEQPGVRTETVRRGDERLGQGGVPADRVAAQAFSSFNSATVVTVARDTEVAKPIEIAVTGPGEGAVAYGHLQIRVEELARAIVVVDLRGSGTYADNVEIIVGDAAALGVIWIADWADDMVHVSAHHARLGKDSVLGHVNVTLGGDLVRTSTTVRFTAPGGDAQLLGTYFADDGQHFESRLLVDHAYPNCRSDVLYKGALQGDPDSKRPDAHTVWIGDVLIRAEATGTDTYEANRNLVLTDGARADSVPNLEIETGEIVGAGHASATGRFDDEQVFYLRARGIPEDQARRLIVRGFFAEIIQKIAVASVRDRLTEAIEHELELTEGIKN, from the coding sequence GTGGTTCAGAATCTCACTGAAGCTGCCGAAGGGATCATCAAGAACAAGGGCGAGCAGTTCAGTTCGTTTGATGTCGACGCCTTCGAGGTGCCCGGCGGCCGCGACGAGCTGTGGCGATTCACCCCGCTGAAGCGGTTGCGCGGCCTGCACGACGGCTCGGCCGTCGCCAACGGCAAGGCCACGATCACGGTCGGCGAACAGCCCGGCGTGCGGACCGAAACCGTGCGCCGCGGCGACGAGCGGCTGGGTCAGGGCGGCGTCCCCGCCGACCGTGTTGCGGCCCAAGCATTCTCGTCGTTCAACTCCGCGACGGTGGTGACCGTGGCGCGCGACACCGAGGTCGCCAAGCCGATCGAGATCGCCGTCACCGGGCCGGGCGAGGGTGCGGTCGCCTACGGCCACCTGCAGATCCGCGTCGAAGAACTCGCCCGCGCCATCGTCGTCGTCGACCTGCGCGGCAGCGGCACCTACGCCGACAACGTCGAGATCATCGTCGGCGATGCGGCCGCCCTCGGGGTGATCTGGATCGCCGACTGGGCCGACGACATGGTCCACGTCAGCGCGCATCACGCACGGCTGGGCAAGGATTCGGTGCTCGGCCACGTCAACGTGACGCTCGGCGGCGACCTGGTTCGCACCTCGACGACGGTGCGTTTCACCGCCCCGGGCGGCGACGCGCAGCTGCTCGGCACCTACTTCGCCGACGACGGCCAGCACTTCGAATCCCGGTTGCTCGTCGACCACGCGTACCCCAACTGCCGCTCGGACGTGTTGTACAAGGGTGCGCTGCAAGGCGATCCGGACTCCAAGCGGCCCGACGCCCACACGGTATGGATCGGCGATGTACTGATCCGCGCGGAGGCCACCGGCACCGACACGTATGAGGCGAACCGCAATCTGGTGCTGACCGACGGTGCCCGCGCCGACTCGGTGCCCAATCTCGAAATTGAGACGGGTGAGATCGTCGGCGCCGGACACGCAAGTGCCACGGGAAGATTCGACGACGAGCAGGTGTTCTATCTACGTGCTCGCGGCATCCCAGAAGACCAGGCCCGCAGGCTGATCGTGCGTGGCTTTTTCGCCGAGATCATCCAGAAGATCGCCGTGGCTTCCGTGCGGGATCGGCTGACCGAGGCCATCGAACACGAACTTGAGTTAACCGAAGGAATCAAGAACTGA
- the sufB gene encoding Fe-S cluster assembly protein SufB yields the protein MTLTPEATTPVTAAPLTQEQAIASLGKYGYGWSDSDVAGASAQRGLSEAVVRDISAKKSEPEWMLNIRLKALRTFDKKPMPNWGSNLEGIHFDNIKYFVRSTEKQAATWDDLPADIKNTYDKLGIPEAEKQRLVSGVAAQYESEVVYHQIREDLEAQGVIFLDTDSGLREHPEIFKKYFGSVIPAGDNKFSALNTAVWSGGSFIYVPPGVHVDIPLQAYFRINTENMGQFERTLIIVDEGAYVHYVEGCTAPIYKSDSLHSAVVEIIVKPGGRCRYTTIQNWSNNVYNLVTKRARAEAGATMEWVDGNIGSKVTMKYPAVWMTGEYAKGEVLSVAFAGEGQHQDTGAKMLHLAPNTSSNIVSKSVARGGGRASYRGLVQVNKGAHGSRSSVKCDALLVDTISRSDTYPYVDIREDDVTMGHEATVSKVSEDQLFYLMSRGMTEDEAMAMVVRGFVEPIAKELPMEYALELNRLIELQMEGAVG from the coding sequence ATGACACTCACGCCAGAGGCAACCACCCCGGTTACCGCAGCGCCGTTGACCCAGGAGCAGGCGATCGCTTCCCTGGGCAAGTACGGCTACGGCTGGTCGGACTCCGACGTCGCGGGTGCCTCGGCCCAGCGCGGCCTGTCCGAGGCCGTCGTGCGTGACATCTCGGCGAAGAAGAGCGAGCCGGAGTGGATGCTCAACATCCGGCTCAAGGCGCTGCGCACCTTCGACAAGAAGCCGATGCCGAACTGGGGCTCGAACCTGGAGGGCATCCACTTCGACAACATCAAGTACTTTGTGCGCTCCACCGAGAAGCAGGCCGCCACGTGGGACGACCTGCCCGCCGACATCAAGAACACCTACGACAAGCTCGGGATCCCCGAGGCGGAGAAGCAACGCCTGGTCTCGGGCGTTGCGGCTCAGTACGAGTCCGAGGTGGTCTACCACCAGATCCGTGAGGACCTGGAAGCACAGGGCGTCATCTTCCTCGACACCGACAGCGGCCTGCGGGAACACCCGGAGATCTTCAAGAAGTACTTCGGCAGCGTGATCCCGGCCGGCGACAACAAGTTCTCCGCGCTGAATACCGCTGTGTGGTCGGGTGGTTCGTTCATCTATGTGCCGCCGGGCGTGCACGTCGATATCCCGCTGCAGGCCTACTTCCGGATCAACACCGAGAACATGGGCCAGTTCGAGCGCACGCTGATCATCGTCGACGAGGGTGCCTACGTGCACTACGTCGAGGGCTGTACCGCGCCGATCTACAAGAGCGACTCGCTGCACTCCGCGGTGGTCGAGATCATCGTGAAGCCCGGTGGCCGTTGCCGTTACACGACCATTCAGAACTGGTCGAACAACGTCTACAACCTGGTCACCAAGCGGGCCCGGGCCGAAGCGGGCGCCACCATGGAGTGGGTCGACGGCAACATCGGGTCGAAGGTGACGATGAAGTACCCGGCGGTCTGGATGACCGGCGAGTACGCCAAGGGCGAGGTGCTGTCGGTGGCGTTCGCCGGCGAGGGCCAGCACCAGGACACCGGCGCCAAGATGCTGCACCTGGCGCCCAACACGTCGAGCAACATCGTCTCCAAGTCGGTGGCACGCGGAGGTGGCCGCGCGTCCTACCGCGGCCTGGTGCAGGTGAACAAGGGTGCCCACGGATCGCGCTCCAGCGTGAAATGCGATGCGCTGCTTGTCGATACGATCAGCCGCAGCGACACCTATCCGTATGTCGACATCCGCGAGGACGACGTCACGATGGGTCACGAGGCCACCGTGTCCAAGGTCAGCGAGGACCAGCTGTTCTACCTGATGAGCCGCGGCATGACCGAGGACGAGGCGATGGCGATGGTCGTGCGCGGCTTCGTCGAGCCCATCGCCAAGGAACTGCCGATGGAATACGCACTGGAGCTCAATCGGCTGATCGAGCTGCAGATGGAAGGTGCTGTCGGATAG
- a CDS encoding helix-turn-helix transcriptional regulator, which yields MRAALLDRFPELRHTGVVKIRTAEEAVAAPVTGAAAPAVLPDGHTRRAIVRLLLESGSITVSEICDRLGLAAAGVRRHLDAMIEAGDAESAPAATWQQAGRGRPAKRFRLTAAGRAKLDHAYDDLAAAAMRQLREIGGQGAVQTFARRRIDTILADVEPADSADDADVEAAAERLAGALTKAGYVATTTRVGPPLHGVQICQHHCPVSHVAEEFPELCEAEREAMAEVLGTHVQRLATIVNGDCACTTHVPLAPVASKAASKT from the coding sequence CTGAGGGCAGCCTTGCTAGACCGATTTCCGGAATTGCGTCACACTGGTGTTGTGAAAATCCGGACCGCCGAGGAAGCCGTTGCCGCGCCCGTAACCGGCGCCGCGGCTCCTGCTGTGCTGCCGGATGGTCACACCCGCCGCGCCATCGTGCGACTGCTGCTGGAATCCGGGTCGATCACCGTCAGTGAGATCTGTGACCGGCTGGGTCTGGCGGCCGCCGGCGTGCGGCGTCACCTCGACGCGATGATCGAAGCGGGCGACGCCGAATCGGCGCCTGCGGCGACATGGCAGCAGGCCGGACGCGGGCGCCCCGCCAAGCGTTTCCGGTTGACGGCGGCCGGCCGGGCCAAGCTCGACCACGCCTACGACGACCTGGCGGCCGCGGCGATGCGCCAACTGCGCGAGATCGGCGGACAGGGCGCGGTGCAGACGTTCGCCCGGCGCCGGATCGACACGATCCTGGCCGATGTCGAGCCGGCCGACAGTGCCGACGACGCCGACGTCGAGGCCGCCGCCGAGCGGCTGGCCGGTGCGTTGACCAAGGCCGGCTACGTCGCCACCACAACTCGGGTGGGCCCGCCGCTGCACGGCGTGCAGATCTGCCAGCACCACTGCCCGGTATCGCATGTCGCCGAGGAGTTCCCGGAGCTGTGCGAGGCCGAGCGGGAAGCGATGGCCGAGGTACTCGGCACTCATGTGCAGCGGTTGGCGACGATCGTCAACGGCGATTGCGCCTGTACCACCCATGTGCCGCTCGCACCGGTTGCGAGCAAGGCAGCAAGCAAGACCTAG
- the mptB gene encoding polyprenol phosphomannose-dependent alpha 1,6 mannosyltransferase MptB translates to MAVRHHTLSSSIAALHGDEKPVGSPLNETELTALRRTRLFGATGTVLMGIGALGAGARPVVQDPTFGVRLLNLPSRIQTVSLTMTTVGAVMMALAWLMLGRFALGKRQMSRGELDRTLMLWMLPLLIAPPMYSKDVYSYLAQSQISLEGLDPYQVGPASGLGLGHVFTLSVPSVWRETPAPYGPLFLWIGRGISALTGENIVAAVLCHRLVVLAGVAMIVWAVPRLARRCGVAEVSALWLGVANPLLLMHLVAGIHNEALMLGLMLTGAEFALRGIDSPRLWPTSWRRLGPDWEPLGMLLAGSILITLSSQVKLPSLLALGFVTTALAYRRGGNLRALLLAGGGIGSLSLAVMGLVGWASGLGFGWMFTLGTANVVRSWMSPPTLLALATGQVGILLGLGDHTTAVLALTRFIGVLIIMVLVSWLLFAVFRGRLHPIGGLGVALGICVLLFPVVQPWYLLWAIIPLACWATRTGFRETVIVVTLVVGIFGPTANGDRFALFQILDATLASAAVMAVLVALTYTRLPWRPLQSPPADGPETNGAPTGGAPSTAPTPRPTSAPDAYADST, encoded by the coding sequence ATGGCAGTGCGCCACCACACTCTGAGCTCGTCGATCGCTGCGTTGCACGGCGACGAGAAGCCCGTGGGCTCACCGCTTAATGAGACCGAACTCACCGCACTGCGGCGCACCCGCCTGTTCGGCGCCACCGGAACGGTCCTGATGGGGATCGGCGCCCTGGGTGCCGGGGCCCGGCCCGTCGTGCAGGACCCCACCTTCGGCGTCCGGCTGTTGAACCTGCCGTCCCGGATCCAGACGGTGTCGCTGACCATGACCACTGTCGGGGCGGTCATGATGGCGCTCGCCTGGTTGATGCTGGGCCGATTCGCACTGGGCAAGCGGCAGATGTCGCGCGGCGAGCTGGATCGCACGCTGATGCTGTGGATGTTGCCGCTGCTGATCGCGCCACCGATGTACAGCAAGGACGTCTACTCCTATCTGGCGCAGAGCCAGATCTCACTCGAGGGTCTCGACCCCTACCAGGTCGGTCCCGCGTCCGGGCTCGGTCTCGGCCATGTGTTCACCCTGTCGGTGCCCAGCGTATGGCGGGAGACGCCGGCGCCCTACGGCCCGCTGTTCTTGTGGATCGGGCGCGGCATCTCGGCGCTGACCGGCGAGAACATCGTCGCCGCGGTGCTCTGCCACCGCTTGGTGGTGCTGGCCGGGGTGGCGATGATCGTGTGGGCGGTGCCGCGGCTGGCCCGGCGCTGCGGCGTCGCCGAGGTCAGCGCGCTGTGGCTGGGCGTCGCCAATCCCCTGCTGCTGATGCACCTGGTCGCCGGCATCCACAACGAGGCGCTGATGCTCGGGTTGATGCTGACCGGCGCCGAATTCGCGCTGCGCGGCATCGATTCGCCGCGGCTGTGGCCCACCTCGTGGCGCCGGCTGGGTCCCGACTGGGAACCGCTGGGGATGCTGCTGGCCGGCTCGATCCTGATCACGCTGTCCTCGCAGGTGAAGCTGCCCTCGCTGCTCGCGCTGGGCTTCGTCACGACGGCGCTGGCCTACCGCCGCGGCGGCAACCTGCGGGCGCTGCTGCTGGCCGGCGGCGGGATCGGGTCGTTGTCGCTGGCGGTGATGGGCCTGGTGGGCTGGGCCAGCGGACTCGGGTTCGGCTGGATGTTCACCCTCGGCACCGCCAACGTCGTGCGCAGCTGGATGTCGCCACCGACGCTGCTGGCGCTGGCCACCGGGCAGGTGGGGATTCTGCTGGGACTGGGCGATCACACCACCGCCGTGCTGGCGCTGACCCGCTTCATCGGCGTGCTGATCATCATGGTGCTGGTCAGCTGGCTGCTGTTCGCGGTGTTCCGCGGCCGGCTGCACCCGATCGGTGGCCTCGGCGTCGCGCTGGGCATCTGCGTGCTGCTGTTTCCCGTCGTGCAGCCCTGGTATCTGCTGTGGGCGATCATTCCGCTGGCCTGCTGGGCGACCCGCACCGGCTTCCGCGAGACGGTGATCGTCGTCACCCTCGTCGTGGGTATCTTCGGGCCGACGGCCAACGGCGACCGCTTTGCGCTGTTCCAGATCCTGGATGCCACCCTGGCCAGCGCCGCCGTGATGGCCGTGCTGGTCGCGCTGACCTACACCCGGCTGCCCTGGCGACCGCTGCAGTCCCCACCGGCGGACGGTCCCGAAACGAACGGGGCGCCCACCGGCGGGGCCCCGTCGACCGCGCCGACCCCGCGACCGACGTCGGCGCCCGACGCCTACGCTGACTCGACGTGA
- a CDS encoding ABC transporter ATP-binding protein has product MSSGPLDPQAPEIVVRLRGVSKQYGSTTAVSDLDLDVRAAEVLALLGPNGAGKTTTVEMCEGFVRPDAGTIEVLGLNPVADNARLRARIGVMLQGGGGYPAARAGEMLNLVASYAADPLDPQWLLSTLGLTDAARTTYRRLSGGQQQRLALACALVGRPELVFLDEPTAGMDAHARLLVWELIDALRRDGVTVVLTTHQLKEAEELADRIVIIDRGATVAEGTPAELMRSGAKDQVRFTAPPRLDLSLLASALPEDYKATEVTPGEYLVEGPVDPQVLATVTAWCAQIDVLATDMRVEQRSLEDVFLELTGRKLRS; this is encoded by the coding sequence GTGAGTTCGGGCCCCTTAGACCCCCAAGCCCCCGAGATAGTGGTGCGGCTGCGCGGGGTGAGTAAGCAGTACGGCTCGACTACGGCTGTGTCCGATCTCGATCTCGACGTGCGCGCCGCCGAGGTGCTGGCCCTGTTGGGCCCCAACGGCGCCGGCAAGACGACGACGGTCGAGATGTGCGAGGGCTTCGTACGCCCGGACGCCGGCACGATCGAGGTGCTGGGGCTGAACCCGGTCGCCGACAACGCCCGGCTGCGCGCGCGCATCGGGGTGATGCTGCAGGGCGGCGGGGGCTACCCGGCGGCCCGCGCCGGCGAAATGCTCAATCTGGTGGCCTCCTACGCCGCGGACCCGCTGGACCCGCAGTGGCTGCTGTCCACCCTGGGCCTGACCGACGCGGCCCGGACCACCTACCGGCGGCTCTCCGGCGGGCAGCAGCAACGGCTCGCGCTGGCCTGCGCGCTGGTCGGGCGTCCCGAACTGGTGTTCCTCGACGAGCCCACCGCCGGCATGGACGCGCATGCGCGGCTGCTGGTGTGGGAACTGATCGACGCGCTGCGCCGCGACGGTGTGACGGTGGTGCTCACCACCCACCAGCTCAAGGAGGCCGAGGAGCTCGCCGACCGGATCGTCATCATCGACCGCGGGGCGACCGTGGCGGAGGGCACCCCGGCGGAGTTGATGCGCTCCGGCGCGAAAGACCAGGTGCGGTTCACCGCGCCGCCGCGACTTGACTTGTCGCTGTTGGCTTCTGCACTGCCGGAGGATTACAAGGCCACCGAGGTGACGCCGGGCGAGTATCTGGTCGAGGGTCCTGTCGACCCGCAGGTGCTGGCGACAGTGACGGCGTGGTGCGCCCAAATCGACGTGTTGGCAACCGATATGCGCGTCGAGCAGCGCAGCCTCGAAGACGTGTTCCTGGAGCTCACCGGCAGGAAGTTGCGATCGTGA
- a CDS encoding ABC transporter permease, producing the protein MTDTNSPAFPPGTFTPDPRPSAVPKMLGAQFGLELKLLLRNGEQLLLTMFIPITLLVGLTLLPFGSFGHNRAATFVPAIMALALISTAFTGQAIAIAFDRRYGALKRLGATPLPVWGIIAGKSLAVITVVFLQAIILGAIGFALGWRPAPLALALGAAVIALGTAAFTALGLLLGGTLRAEIVLAVANLMWFVFAGLGALTLETNLIPTAVKWAARLTPSGALTEALTQAMTLSVDWFGVVVLAVWGAVAALGALRWFRFT; encoded by the coding sequence GTGACCGACACCAACAGCCCCGCGTTTCCCCCGGGCACCTTCACCCCCGATCCGCGTCCCAGCGCCGTGCCGAAAATGCTTGGCGCCCAATTCGGGCTGGAGCTGAAGCTGTTGCTGCGCAACGGCGAACAGCTGCTGCTCACCATGTTCATCCCGATCACGCTGCTGGTCGGATTGACGCTGCTGCCGTTCGGCTCGTTCGGCCACAACCGCGCCGCGACGTTCGTGCCGGCCATCATGGCGCTGGCGCTGATCTCGACGGCATTCACCGGGCAGGCGATCGCCATCGCGTTCGACCGGCGCTACGGTGCGCTCAAACGCCTTGGGGCCACCCCACTTCCGGTCTGGGGCATCATCGCCGGCAAGTCCCTGGCCGTGATAACCGTGGTGTTCTTGCAAGCAATCATCTTGGGCGCCATCGGTTTTGCGCTGGGCTGGCGACCGGCGCCACTGGCCCTTGCGCTGGGCGCGGCGGTCATCGCGCTGGGCACCGCCGCCTTCACGGCGCTCGGCCTGCTGCTCGGTGGCACGCTGCGCGCCGAGATCGTGCTCGCCGTCGCCAACCTGATGTGGTTCGTTTTCGCCGGGCTCGGTGCGCTGACCCTCGAAACCAATTTGATCCCCACGGCCGTCAAGTGGGCGGCCCGGCTGACGCCGTCCGGCGCGCTGACCGAGGCGCTGACGCAGGCGATGACGCTGTCGGTCGACTGGTTCGGCGTCGTCGTCCTGGCGGTGTGGGGCGCGGTGGCCGCGCTCGGCGCGCTGCGCTGGTTCCGCTTCACCTGA
- a CDS encoding COX15/CtaA family protein, with product MAYDRAVARRVLMRLVDLLPDPSLRVQRIIAATVIVSQGGIAVTGSIVRVTASGLGCPTWPQCFPGSFVPVAVAEVPRVHQAVEFGNRMFSLAVVVTAALAVLAVYRARRRAEVLAYAWLMPVSTVVQAVIGGITVRTGLLWWTVAIHLLVSMTMVWLSVLLYVKVGEPDDGVVHELVARPLRLLTALTGVNLAVVLVTGTLVTAAGPHAGDRSPSRTVPRLRVEITTLVHMHSSLLEVYLALLVGLAFGLWAVGATRAIMARLGVLLALVCAQAAVGTTQYFTGVPAALVAVHVAGAAACTAATAALWASMRQRAEPEPLAG from the coding sequence TTGGCCTACGATCGGGCGGTGGCCAGACGAGTGCTGATGCGGTTGGTGGACCTGCTTCCCGACCCCAGCCTGCGCGTCCAGCGGATCATCGCCGCCACCGTGATCGTCTCTCAGGGCGGGATCGCCGTCACCGGCTCGATCGTGCGGGTCACCGCGTCGGGACTGGGCTGCCCGACCTGGCCGCAGTGTTTCCCGGGCAGTTTCGTCCCGGTGGCGGTCGCCGAGGTGCCGCGGGTACATCAGGCCGTCGAGTTCGGCAACCGGATGTTCAGCCTCGCGGTCGTGGTCACCGCGGCGCTGGCCGTGCTGGCGGTCTACCGGGCCCGCCGCCGGGCCGAGGTGCTGGCCTACGCGTGGCTGATGCCGGTGTCGACGGTGGTGCAGGCGGTGATCGGCGGCATCACGGTGCGCACCGGGTTGCTGTGGTGGACGGTGGCGATTCACCTGCTGGTGTCGATGACGATGGTGTGGCTGTCGGTGCTGCTGTACGTCAAGGTCGGCGAGCCGGATGACGGCGTGGTGCACGAGCTGGTGGCCAGGCCGCTGCGCCTGCTCACGGCGCTGACCGGGGTGAACTTGGCGGTGGTGCTGGTCACCGGCACGCTGGTGACCGCGGCCGGCCCGCATGCCGGCGACCGCAGCCCGAGCCGCACGGTGCCCCGGCTGAGAGTCGAGATCACCACGCTGGTGCACATGCATTCGTCGCTGCTCGAGGTTTATCTCGCACTGCTGGTCGGGTTGGCCTTCGGCCTGTGGGCGGTCGGCGCGACGCGAGCCATCATGGCGCGGCTGGGCGTGCTGCTGGCGCTGGTGTGCGCCCAGGCCGCGGTCGGCACCACGCAATACTTCACCGGCGTCCCGGCCGCCCTGGTCGCCGTCCACGTCGCGGGCGCCGCGGCGTGCACGGCCGCGACCGCGGCGCTATGGGCGTCGATGCGACAACGGGCCGAGCCCGAGCCGCTCGCAGGCTGA
- a CDS encoding quinone oxidoreductase family protein translates to MHAIEVSETGGPEVLRYVDTSQPSPGHGELLIKAEAVGVNFIDTYFRSGQYPCEVPFIPGSEVCGTVAALGDGVDGFRVGDRVVSAAASGAYAEFATAPAQLTAKVPDGVSSEVAASVLLKGLTAHYLLKSVYPVQAGDAVLVHAGAGGVGLILTQWAHLLGVRVITTVSTPEKAALSKKAGADEVLSYPDDAAQFGQQIRELTGGGGVAAVYDGVGATTFDASLAGLAIRGTLALFGAASGPVPPVDPQRLNAAGSVFLTRPTLAHFMRTGQEFSWRADELFEAVASGAINIEVGHRYPLAEATRAHQDLQGRKTAGSIVLLP, encoded by the coding sequence ATGCACGCAATCGAAGTCAGTGAAACTGGCGGCCCCGAGGTCCTGCGCTACGTCGACACATCACAACCCTCGCCGGGCCACGGCGAGCTGCTGATCAAGGCCGAGGCCGTCGGCGTCAACTTCATTGATACGTATTTCCGATCCGGGCAGTACCCGTGCGAGGTGCCGTTCATCCCCGGTTCCGAGGTGTGTGGCACCGTCGCGGCCCTGGGCGACGGGGTCGACGGCTTTCGGGTCGGCGACCGGGTGGTCTCCGCGGCGGCGTCCGGCGCCTACGCTGAATTCGCCACTGCGCCAGCACAGTTGACCGCCAAGGTGCCCGACGGTGTCAGCTCCGAGGTGGCTGCCTCGGTGCTGCTGAAGGGTCTGACCGCGCACTACCTGCTCAAGTCGGTGTATCCGGTGCAGGCCGGCGACGCGGTGCTGGTGCACGCGGGGGCCGGCGGCGTCGGATTGATCCTGACCCAATGGGCACACCTGCTCGGCGTCCGGGTCATCACTACCGTCTCCACACCCGAAAAGGCCGCGCTGTCCAAGAAGGCCGGTGCCGACGAGGTGCTGTCCTACCCCGACGACGCCGCGCAATTCGGCCAGCAGATTCGTGAGCTCACCGGAGGCGGCGGTGTGGCGGCGGTGTACGACGGCGTCGGCGCCACCACGTTCGACGCCAGCCTGGCCGGCCTGGCCATCCGCGGGACCCTGGCGCTGTTCGGCGCCGCCAGCGGACCCGTGCCGCCGGTGGATCCGCAGCGCCTCAACGCCGCCGGCTCGGTGTTCCTGACCCGCCCGACGCTGGCGCACTTCATGCGGACCGGCCAGGAGTTCAGCTGGCGCGCCGACGAATTGTTCGAGGCGGTGGCCAGCGGAGCAATCAACATCGAAGTGGGGCATCGCTATCCGCTGGCCGAAGCGACTCGCGCCCATCAGGACCTGCAGGGCCGCAAGACCGCCGGCTCGATTGTGTTGCTGCCGTAA
- a CDS encoding heme o synthase, producing MSVRGRVAPSRLRGTVLAYLALTKPRVIELLLVTAIPAMLLAHRGHVDPLLILNTLIGGMLAAGGANTLNCVADADIDKLMKRTARRPLARAAVPTRNALVLGLVLTVGSFFWLWGTTNLLSGLLAIATIAFYVFVYTLLLKRRTSQNVVWGGAAGCMPVMIGWSAVTGTIGWPALAMFAIIFFWTPPHTWALAMRYKDDYKAAGVPMLPAVATERQVTKQILIYTWLTVLATMVLALAAGWLYTAVAVVAGVWFLAMAHQLYAGVRAGEPVKPLRLFLQSNNYLAVVFCALAVDSVIALPTLL from the coding sequence GTGAGCGTTCGCGGGCGCGTCGCGCCGAGCCGATTACGCGGCACGGTGCTGGCTTACCTGGCACTGACGAAGCCGCGCGTCATTGAGCTGCTGCTGGTCACCGCGATCCCCGCGATGCTGCTGGCACACCGCGGCCACGTCGATCCGCTGCTGATCCTCAACACGTTGATCGGCGGCATGCTGGCCGCGGGCGGGGCCAACACGCTGAACTGCGTGGCCGACGCCGACATCGACAAGCTGATGAAGCGGACCGCACGCCGGCCGCTGGCCCGCGCCGCGGTGCCCACCCGCAACGCCCTGGTGCTTGGTCTGGTGCTCACCGTCGGCTCGTTCTTCTGGCTCTGGGGGACGACGAACCTGCTGTCCGGGCTGCTCGCGATCGCCACGATCGCGTTCTACGTGTTCGTCTACACGTTGCTGCTCAAGCGCCGCACCTCGCAAAACGTCGTCTGGGGCGGCGCGGCCGGCTGCATGCCGGTGATGATCGGCTGGTCGGCGGTGACCGGCACCATCGGCTGGCCGGCGCTCGCGATGTTCGCGATCATCTTCTTCTGGACGCCGCCGCACACCTGGGCGCTGGCGATGCGGTACAAGGACGACTACAAGGCGGCCGGCGTCCCGATGCTTCCGGCCGTGGCGACCGAGCGTCAGGTCACCAAGCAGATCCTGATCTACACCTGGCTGACCGTGCTGGCGACCATGGTGCTGGCGCTGGCCGCCGGCTGGCTGTACACGGCGGTTGCCGTGGTGGCCGGCGTCTGGTTCCTGGCGATGGCCCATCAGCTGTACGCCGGGGTCCGGGCCGGCGAGCCGGTCAAGCCGCTGCGGCTGTTCCTGCAGTCGAACAACTACCTCGCGGTGGTGTTCTGCGCGCTGGCGGTCGACTCGGTGATCGCGTTGCCGACGCTGCTGTGA